In a genomic window of Piliocolobus tephrosceles isolate RC106 chromosome 1, ASM277652v3, whole genome shotgun sequence:
- the LOC111545272 gene encoding uncharacterized protein LOC111545272 encodes MPGSAFSKDETSKGGDYVGGYPLQVRAAVTGRRRALPGLRVGVSRGALAASPPPVSWERLPGCSYHRRPWARPVFLQTRLRESCLPPAASGAASAASPRSRPRPTRPRPQPPPVPVPSPASLITFPGGGGEPRPEPHSGHPGDFRSVPPRAAGKRLFLTPEAPAWFSLHHSQERGVHPSTVQRKTPALAVVGVWPRSRVCGPPVASSLLLRNVLVRENDPPKERQEGRGGKSGARRPACPGSSYPAARAPQSAAAPRTPEPRRERRRPRSDQDAAGRSRACHGYIDFHEDEPLTSAPSGGRCLAQICNIPTKTEGNFQLINMNKWVIKMLRKRAWLGDHRH; translated from the exons ATGCCGGGAAGTGCTTTTTCTAAGGACGAGACTTCGAAAGGCGGAGACTATGTTGGCGGTTATCCCCTCCAG GTCAGGGCCGCCGTGACGGGAAGACGCCGCGCTCTTCCTGGACTGCGAGTCGGGGTTTCCCGAGGAGCCCTGGCCGCCTCGCCGCCGCCTGTGTCCTGGGAGAGGCTTCCGGGATGCTCCTACCACCGCCGGCCGTGGGCGCGTCCAGTCTTTCTTCAGACTCGGCTCCGTGAGAGCTGCCTGCCTCCTGCTGCGTCCGGTGCTGCCTCCGCTGCCAGCCCGCGCTCCAGACCACGCCCAACCCGTCCTCGCCCGCAGCCGCCGCCTGTCCCCGTCCCCTCTCCAGCCTCTCTCATCACCTTCCCGGGAGGAGGGGGCGAGCCTCGGCCGGAGCCGCACAGCGGGCACCCTGGAGATTTCCGCAGCGTCCCTCCCCGCGCGGCAGGGAAACGGCTCTTCCTTACCCCAGAAGCACCTGCCTGGTTCTCCCTGCACCATTCACAGGAACGCGGTGTCCACCCCTCCACAGTCCAGAGGAAAACCCCGGCGTTGGCGGTCGTGGGCGTTTGGCCGCGCTCCCGGGTGTGTGGCCCACCCGTCGCATCCTCCCTTCTGCTCCGCAACGTCCTGGTCCGTGAAAACGACCCGCCCAAGGAAAGGCAGGAGGGACGCGGCGGGAAGTCAGGCGCTCGCAGGCCCGCGTGTCCCGGAAGCTCCTACCCCGCGGCGCGGGCTCCGCAGAGCGCGGCGGCTCCACGCACCCCGGAGCCCCGGCGGGAACGCAGGAGGCCCAGGAGCGATCAGGACGCCGCAGGCAGGAGCCGGGCCTGCCACGGATACATCGACTTCCATGAGGACGAGCCATTGACTTCCGCCCCCAGCGGGGGACGTTGTCTTGCTCAGATATGCAATATTCCAACCAAGACCGAAGGCAACTTTCAGTTGATTAACATGAATAAATGGGTTATTAAAATGTTGAGAAAACGTGCTTGGCTTGGGGACCATCGTCACTAA